In a single window of the Caproicibacterium sp. BJN0003 genome:
- a CDS encoding acyl-CoA thioester hydrolase/BAAT C-terminal domain-containing protein produces MKEYEVHEKIWDGVMYPVSKEKNKVVIVMSGSEGGLNHTEKLAHFLQDHNIPALALGLFKTKNSQRNLDRIPLERIYDAIIWLQRNNYKNIAVEGVSKGAEYALAAAIAYPELSCVIVKTPSWFYSEGIISNRPSGTSCWSYLGKELPFTPYKKRKFGMGKTLWKTKEFNLLEVNTGKAVVPESIIPVEKIKAPILMFSTSVDTIWPSKESCEKLEDRLNKKNFSYPHRHVCFDHMSHMMMEYCDPQIRWFMKSERQFPEECAKERKKMGNICVDWIKNIWNPADKKRTANQ; encoded by the coding sequence ATGAAAGAATACGAAGTGCATGAGAAAATCTGGGATGGAGTCATGTATCCAGTTTCCAAAGAAAAAAATAAAGTTGTAATCGTCATGTCTGGCAGCGAAGGCGGACTGAATCATACAGAAAAGCTCGCACATTTTCTGCAAGATCACAATATTCCGGCGCTAGCACTTGGCTTATTCAAAACGAAGAACTCCCAACGGAATCTTGACAGAATTCCGCTTGAAAGAATTTATGACGCTATCATTTGGCTTCAGAGAAACAACTATAAAAACATTGCAGTTGAGGGGGTCTCAAAAGGTGCGGAATATGCACTGGCAGCTGCTATTGCATATCCGGAACTGTCTTGCGTGATCGTTAAAACGCCGTCTTGGTTTTACAGTGAAGGAATCATTTCGAATAGACCTTCCGGCACATCCTGTTGGAGTTATCTAGGAAAAGAACTCCCATTTACTCCATATAAAAAGAGAAAGTTCGGCATGGGAAAAACACTGTGGAAAACCAAAGAGTTTAATCTTCTCGAAGTGAATACCGGCAAAGCTGTTGTTCCGGAATCAATCATTCCGGTTGAGAAAATCAAAGCACCGATTTTGATGTTTTCGACTTCTGTTGATACGATCTGGCCATCTAAAGAAAGCTGCGAAAAGTTGGAAGACAGATTGAATAAAAAGAACTTTTCATATCCACACCGGCACGTTTGTTTTGATCACATGAGCCACATGATGATGGAATATTGTGATCCTCAAATAAGATGGTTTATGAAGTCCGAAAGACAATTTCCTGAGGAATGTGCGAAGGAACGAAAAAAAATGGGAAATATCTGCGTGGATTGGATCAAAAACATTTGGAACCCGGCAGATAAAAAAAGAACAGCCAATCAATAA
- a CDS encoding GNAT family N-acetyltransferase gives MECKIRHWKAGDAPQLAKALNNRNIQNNLRDGLPYPYTENDAKDFIKAMLDADKDKTFAFAITLNDTVVGSIGVFRKDNIHFRTAEMGYYIAEPLWGKGLGTSAITQICHYIFDHTNIIRIFAEPFAYNTASCRILEKNGFKYEGTLRSNAEKSGNILDMKMYSLIKE, from the coding sequence ATGGAATGCAAAATAAGGCATTGGAAAGCGGGAGATGCCCCCCAACTAGCAAAAGCACTAAATAATAGGAACATACAAAATAATCTTCGAGACGGATTGCCCTACCCTTATACTGAAAACGATGCGAAAGATTTTATAAAAGCAATGTTAGATGCCGACAAAGACAAAACTTTTGCATTTGCTATTACTCTCAATGATACAGTTGTTGGGAGTATTGGTGTATTCCGCAAAGATAACATTCATTTTCGCACGGCTGAAATGGGATATTACATAGCCGAACCTCTTTGGGGCAAAGGCTTAGGTACCAGTGCAATCACGCAAATATGCCACTATATCTTTGACCACACGAATATTATTCGCATTTTTGCTGAACCATTTGCCTATAATACCGCATCATGCCGAATCTTAGAAAAAAACGGATTCAAATATGAGGGAACACTTAGAAGTAACGCGGAGAAAAGCGGAAATATTTTAGATATGAAAATGTATTCCCTTATTAAGGAATAA
- a CDS encoding heavy metal translocating P-type ATPase has protein sequence MEREQKKQLVRIIVSGILFAASFFLPLDEGGKFIFCLISYVVIGWDILWEAIKNLIHGKVFDENFLMALATIGALGIGKYDEAVEVMLFFQVGEFFEDFAVDRSRRSISSLMDIRPDSANLEKDGAVTSVSPEEVAVGDVILIKAGERVPLDGIVLEGDSSLDTKALTGESVPRTVKVGDAIISGCINQSGLLRVQVTKVFSESTVTKILDLVENSSSKKAPAENFITKFSHYYTPAVVFSALALFLLPPLITGGQWLVWLERALTFLVVSCPCALVISIPLSFFGGIGGASKCGILVKGGNYLEALSKAETVVFDKTGTLTEGTFQVTAVHPDKISEKQLLEIAALAESYSDHPISLSLKNAYTNTLDSSRVTDVEEIPGHGVCAKVDGRTVYAGNSKLMEKENIPWHACHLTGTVVHVAVDGIYAGHIIISDQIKPDSAKAISELKKSGIRRTVMLTGDSEAVGAAVAKELGLDEYHTELLPADKVEQVERLLKEKSPKGQLVFVGDGMNDAPVLARADIGIAMGALGSDAAIEAADIVLMDDQPSKIATAISISRKTLQIVRQNIIFAIGVKIAVLILSALGLANMQAAVFADVGVSILAILNASRALSAGKREK, from the coding sequence ATGGAGAGAGAACAAAAGAAACAATTAGTCAGAATTATCGTTAGCGGTATTTTATTTGCAGCCTCTTTTTTTCTGCCATTAGATGAAGGTGGAAAATTTATTTTTTGTTTGATTTCTTATGTTGTCATTGGGTGGGATATTTTATGGGAAGCAATCAAAAATTTAATTCACGGAAAAGTGTTTGATGAAAATTTCTTAATGGCACTTGCGACCATTGGTGCATTAGGAATCGGAAAATATGATGAAGCCGTAGAGGTTATGCTTTTCTTTCAGGTCGGCGAATTTTTTGAAGATTTTGCAGTGGATCGATCCCGTCGTTCGATTTCATCTCTTATGGATATCCGACCTGATTCGGCAAATCTGGAAAAGGACGGAGCCGTTACTTCTGTTAGTCCGGAAGAAGTGGCCGTCGGTGATGTGATTTTAATTAAAGCTGGTGAGAGGGTTCCTCTGGATGGGATTGTTTTAGAAGGAGATTCATCGCTTGATACGAAGGCGCTTACCGGAGAATCAGTTCCAAGAACTGTTAAAGTCGGGGATGCGATTATTAGTGGGTGCATTAATCAGAGTGGCCTTCTGCGGGTGCAGGTTACAAAAGTGTTTTCGGAATCTACCGTGACAAAGATCCTCGATCTTGTCGAAAATTCTAGCAGTAAAAAAGCCCCTGCCGAGAATTTTATTACGAAATTTTCTCATTACTATACACCGGCAGTCGTCTTTTCGGCATTGGCACTTTTCCTTTTGCCTCCGCTAATTACGGGTGGGCAGTGGCTTGTCTGGCTGGAACGTGCATTAACTTTTTTGGTGGTTTCTTGTCCTTGTGCGTTGGTGATTTCGATTCCCTTGAGCTTTTTTGGAGGGATTGGAGGAGCTTCCAAATGTGGAATTTTGGTTAAAGGCGGAAATTATCTGGAGGCTCTTTCTAAAGCAGAAACAGTTGTTTTTGATAAGACCGGGACTTTGACCGAAGGGACCTTTCAGGTAACGGCTGTTCATCCAGATAAAATCAGTGAAAAGCAGCTTTTGGAAATAGCTGCTTTAGCAGAGAGCTATTCAGATCATCCGATTTCTCTGTCTTTAAAAAATGCATATACCAATACTTTGGACAGCAGTCGGGTAACGGATGTAGAAGAAATCCCTGGGCATGGCGTCTGTGCAAAAGTAGATGGCAGGACTGTTTATGCTGGAAACAGCAAGTTGATGGAAAAAGAGAACATTCCATGGCATGCCTGTCATTTGACAGGAACCGTTGTGCATGTAGCAGTAGATGGTATTTATGCAGGGCATATTATTATTTCAGATCAAATTAAGCCGGATTCTGCCAAGGCAATTTCGGAGTTGAAAAAAAGTGGCATTCGCAGAACGGTCATGCTGACTGGAGATTCCGAAGCGGTCGGGGCAGCTGTTGCAAAAGAGTTAGGGCTCGACGAATATCATACCGAGTTGCTGCCGGCAGATAAAGTAGAGCAGGTCGAGAGACTTTTAAAAGAGAAATCTCCAAAGGGCCAATTAGTATTTGTTGGGGATGGAATGAATGACGCGCCGGTGCTTGCGAGAGCGGATATTGGAATTGCGATGGGAGCTTTGGGCAGTGATGCTGCGATTGAGGCAGCAGATATTGTTTTAATGGATGATCAGCCCTCTAAGATTGCAACAGCAATTTCAATTTCAAGAAAAACGCTGCAGATTGTTCGGCAGAATATTATTTTTGCGATTGGCGTAAAAATAGCAGTATTGATTTTGAGTGCTTTGGGGCTTGCAAATATGCAGGCTGCGGTTTTTGCGGATGTTGGAGTTTCAATTTTGGCTATTTTGAATGCTTCAAGAGCGCTTTCTGCAGGAAAAAGAGAAAAATAG
- a CDS encoding metalloregulator ArsR/SmtB family transcription factor has translation MKKNQEAECCEFIHVHQDIVDRVNRVMPDEDTLYDLSELFKIFGDSTRIKILYVLFESEMCVCDIAQLLQMTQSAISHQLRALKQSKLVSSRREGKTVFYALADSHVRTILDQGMEHVSE, from the coding sequence TTGAAGAAGAATCAAGAAGCAGAATGCTGCGAATTTATTCATGTACATCAGGATATTGTTGACAGAGTGAATCGGGTAATGCCGGATGAGGATACCCTTTATGATCTTTCGGAATTATTTAAAATATTTGGGGATTCCACGCGTATCAAAATCTTGTATGTGCTGTTTGAGTCGGAGATGTGTGTTTGTGATATTGCACAACTTCTCCAGATGACTCAGTCTGCGATTTCTCATCAGCTTCGTGCATTGAAGCAAAGTAAGTTGGTTTCTTCCCGCAGAGAGGGGAAAACTGTATTTTATGCTCTGGCAGATTCACATGTCCGCACGATCCTTGATCAGGGCATGGAACATGTATCCGAATAA
- a CDS encoding nitroreductase family protein, giving the protein MTDFYQLASERHSCRTYEEKTVEKEKILKCLEAARMAPSGCNSQPWRFVVVTNPEMLQKLSKLTQLCGVNHFTEHAPVLITVCEEEEPRLLPKIQEMFGNHVYAHGDLGLSTAYLTLEAASQGLGSCIIGVFDEDKVKELLDIPKGQKLRMMVALGYPNEQKMPRKIRKPMEEIARFVE; this is encoded by the coding sequence ATGACGGATTTTTATCAGTTGGCTTCTGAGCGTCATAGCTGCAGGACCTATGAAGAAAAGACGGTAGAAAAAGAGAAAATCTTAAAATGCCTGGAAGCTGCCAGAATGGCACCTTCGGGCTGCAATAGTCAGCCATGGAGATTTGTGGTTGTTACGAATCCTGAAATGCTGCAGAAACTTTCAAAGTTGACCCAACTTTGCGGAGTCAATCACTTTACAGAACATGCTCCGGTATTGATTACCGTGTGTGAAGAGGAGGAGCCGCGCCTGCTCCCCAAGATTCAAGAGATGTTTGGAAACCATGTTTATGCGCACGGAGATTTGGGGCTCTCTACCGCATATTTAACGCTGGAGGCTGCTAGTCAGGGATTGGGCAGCTGCATTATCGGTGTCTTTGATGAAGATAAGGTAAAAGAGCTGCTCGATATTCCAAAAGGGCAGAAGCTGCGTATGATGGTAGCACTTGGTTATCCCAATGAACAAAAAATGCCGCGCAAAATTCGAAAACCAATGGAAGAAATCGCCCGGTTTGTTGAATGA
- a CDS encoding gamma carbonic anhydrase family protein, giving the protein MSEFFYIAPGAHIIGDVTLGKNTSVWYSSVLRGDKSYIRIGENVNIQDASVLHVDADYPIHLANGVSIGHGAMLHGCSVGENSLIGIGAILLNGAKIGRDSIVAAGALVTMHKTFPDGMLILGSPARAVRPLTPEEIESNRKNAKVYLELSKKELSPVACSPSK; this is encoded by the coding sequence ATGTCCGAGTTTTTTTATATTGCACCCGGCGCACATATAATCGGAGACGTTACGCTTGGTAAAAACACCTCCGTTTGGTATAGTTCTGTTTTACGCGGAGATAAATCCTACATTCGAATCGGTGAAAATGTGAATATTCAGGATGCAAGTGTTCTTCATGTTGATGCAGATTACCCCATTCATCTTGCCAACGGCGTCAGCATTGGTCACGGTGCTATGCTGCACGGGTGTTCGGTCGGAGAGAATAGTCTTATTGGGATCGGTGCCATCCTCCTCAACGGCGCCAAAATTGGGCGTGATTCGATCGTCGCCGCCGGAGCGCTTGTTACGATGCATAAGACTTTTCCGGACGGCATGCTGATTTTAGGGTCTCCTGCCCGTGCTGTCCGTCCATTGACTCCGGAAGAAATCGAATCCAACCGCAAAAATGCCAAAGTCTATCTGGAGCTTTCTAAAAAAGAGCTTTCTCCTGTTGCATGCTCGCCGTCAAAGTAA
- a CDS encoding putative hydro-lyase — MDFYHQDPKTVRQMIREGKITSPTSGMCAGYAQGNLVVLPKEYAYDFLLFTQRNPKPCPVLEVSDVGSREFPLTAKGSDIARDIPRYRIYEHGELKGEYTDVSKFWREDLVSFLLGCSFSFEAPMIEEGIEVRHITLGCNVPMFITNIQCKPAGIFHGPMVVSMRPIPYEKVVKAVTVTERLPQVHGTPIHIGDPAHIGIKDLQKPDFGDPVPIHEGEVPVFWACGVTPQAVAMQVKPSFLITHSPGHMFITDVKNSQLGG, encoded by the coding sequence ATGGACTTTTATCATCAGGATCCAAAAACGGTTCGCCAAATGATTCGCGAAGGAAAGATTACTTCTCCCACTTCCGGCATGTGTGCCGGGTATGCTCAAGGGAATCTTGTTGTTCTCCCCAAAGAATATGCTTACGATTTTTTGCTTTTTACACAGCGAAATCCAAAGCCTTGCCCTGTGCTGGAAGTCAGTGACGTCGGTTCCAGAGAGTTTCCGCTGACTGCAAAAGGCAGCGATATCGCTCGGGATATTCCCCGCTACCGCATTTATGAACATGGAGAACTAAAAGGCGAATATACTGATGTCTCTAAGTTTTGGCGAGAGGATCTTGTAAGCTTTCTTCTGGGCTGCAGCTTCAGTTTTGAAGCGCCAATGATCGAAGAAGGGATTGAAGTCCGCCATATCACACTTGGCTGCAATGTACCCATGTTCATTACGAACATTCAATGCAAACCAGCCGGTATTTTCCACGGCCCGATGGTTGTCAGCATGCGGCCGATTCCATACGAAAAAGTAGTTAAAGCTGTTACGGTAACAGAGCGCTTGCCACAGGTACATGGAACCCCAATCCATATTGGCGATCCTGCTCATATCGGAATCAAAGATCTGCAAAAGCCGGATTTTGGAGACCCTGTCCCGATTCATGAGGGAGAAGTTCCTGTTTTCTGGGCCTGCGGCGTTACTCCACAGGCAGTTGCTATGCAGGTAAAGCCCAGTTTTCTAATTACGCACTCCCCTGGCCATATGTTTATTACCGATGTGAAAAACTCTCAGCTGGGCGGCTAA
- a CDS encoding biotin-dependent carboxyltransferase family protein, with amino-acid sequence MSSVKIKMAGPLTTIQDEGRIEYQQSGMSVSGVMDDYSFRAANLLVGNSETEGVLECTLLGPTMEFTGDAVFAVTGGTAQVKVNGQPSFMWRAIRIKAGDTVSFGMTTSGTRLYIAFAGGIDVPEVMGSKSTYMKAKVGGFEGRNLKTGDELQLSASEEALSKIVLKEASPRMIPSYYPEVTLRAVLGPQDDCFTKAGINTFFGTPYQVTSDSDRMGYRLEGAVIEHKKGGDIISDGIVIGAVQVPGNGKPIILMADRQTTGGYTKIATVITADLPLVGQMRPGSFIRFQKVTVEEAQQVLKEYADKIKIFKICMLNLPG; translated from the coding sequence ATGAGCAGTGTGAAAATTAAAATGGCGGGGCCTTTAACAACGATTCAGGATGAGGGCCGAATTGAATATCAGCAGTCGGGAATGTCTGTTTCCGGCGTGATGGATGATTATTCGTTTCGTGCGGCGAATCTTTTAGTAGGAAATTCGGAGACCGAAGGGGTTTTAGAATGCACCCTTTTGGGGCCGACAATGGAGTTTACCGGAGATGCAGTTTTTGCGGTAACCGGAGGAACTGCACAAGTTAAAGTGAACGGACAGCCCTCTTTTATGTGGAGAGCGATTCGCATAAAGGCTGGCGATACGGTTTCGTTTGGCATGACGACTTCCGGCACGAGACTTTATATTGCATTTGCAGGCGGGATTGATGTTCCGGAGGTTATGGGAAGCAAGTCGACTTACATGAAGGCAAAAGTCGGCGGCTTTGAAGGGCGCAATCTTAAAACCGGGGATGAACTGCAGCTTAGCGCGTCAGAGGAAGCCCTTTCAAAAATAGTTTTGAAAGAGGCTTCTCCGCGCATGATTCCTTCCTACTATCCTGAAGTAACGTTGCGTGCGGTTCTTGGACCGCAGGACGACTGCTTTACAAAAGCGGGGATTAATACTTTCTTTGGAACGCCTTATCAGGTTACCAGTGACTCTGATCGGATGGGTTATCGATTGGAGGGCGCTGTAATTGAGCACAAAAAAGGCGGAGATATCATTTCCGATGGAATTGTGATCGGTGCAGTTCAGGTTCCCGGAAACGGCAAGCCGATTATTTTAATGGCAGACCGTCAGACTACCGGCGGCTATACTAAAATTGCTACGGTGATTACGGCAGATCTTCCTTTGGTTGGACAGATGCGGCCGGGAAGTTTTATTCGGTTCCAAAAAGTAACGGTTGAAGAAGCACAGCAGGTGCTTAAAGAATATGCGGATAAGATCAAAATTTTTAAAATCTGTATGCTGAATCTTCCAGGTTAA
- the pxpB gene encoding 5-oxoprolinase subunit PxpB: MNEKARYLIAGDSSIVVEFGNEISEEISAKVRGMYLAIEQKKFPFIKAMNPTYRSLLVQYDPLQCSYEEILGTLQGLEENLQNMDLPSPNILEIPTLYGGELGPDLGFVCEHSGLTEEEVIKIHSGRDYLVYMLGFTPGFSYLGGMDQKIATPRLKTPRTKIPGGSVGIAGSQTGIYSIDSPGGWQLIGKTPILLYDPQRQPPILHHAGDYIRFVPIDQKEYQSIEEAVKNGTYEYRYFPKEGGTVK; encoded by the coding sequence ATGAATGAAAAAGCGCGTTATTTGATTGCAGGGGATTCCAGTATTGTCGTCGAATTCGGAAATGAAATTTCTGAAGAAATCAGTGCGAAAGTACGCGGAATGTATTTGGCAATCGAGCAAAAGAAGTTCCCGTTTATTAAGGCAATGAATCCGACTTATCGGTCTCTGTTGGTGCAGTATGATCCGCTGCAGTGCTCTTATGAGGAGATCTTAGGAACCTTACAAGGATTGGAAGAAAATCTTCAGAATATGGATCTTCCAAGTCCGAATATTTTGGAAATACCAACGCTTTATGGCGGAGAACTTGGACCGGATCTTGGATTTGTATGTGAACATAGCGGTCTTACAGAAGAAGAGGTCATAAAAATTCATTCCGGAAGAGATTATCTGGTCTATATGTTAGGTTTTACTCCCGGATTTTCTTATCTTGGAGGGATGGACCAAAAAATCGCGACTCCTCGTCTTAAAACGCCGCGGACAAAGATTCCAGGGGGCTCCGTTGGCATTGCGGGTTCTCAGACCGGAATTTATTCGATCGATAGTCCTGGGGGCTGGCAGCTGATCGGAAAGACGCCGATTTTGCTCTATGACCCACAACGCCAACCACCAATTTTGCATCATGCGGGTGATTATATTCGGTTTGTCCCAATTGATCAAAAAGAATATCAGTCGATTGAAGAAGCTGTGAAGAACGGCACCTATGAGTATCGCTATTTTCCGAAGGAAGGAGGCACCGTAAAATGA